In Hemiscyllium ocellatum isolate sHemOce1 chromosome 38, sHemOce1.pat.X.cur, whole genome shotgun sequence, the genomic window ATGTCAGAGAGTAGGAGGAGGCTGGAAAAGCTGACCCTTTTTCCCTTTCCGCCTCTTCCACTCCCTTTGTATCTCATAGATGCTCCTTTCCAAAGGTTCAACACTGTCTTTTCTTTTGTTTACAGGTTTATTGGGCAAGTCGCTAGTTTTCTCAAATCAAATCGACAGTATTTATGTGAAGTTGCTGCCAAATGAATTCTCCCAGCTCTCGGCATTCACTCTCTGCCTGAGGGCTGCCTCAGAGGCGAAGCGAGGCTACAGCCTGTTGTCCTATGCCACAGCGACTAAGGACAATGAGCTGCTGCTCTGGCACAATGAGGACACCAGGCTGTCCCTTTACTTTGGCAGCAACATATTCTATTTCGCCCTCCCAGAGACCGATGCTCTGCTGAGACACATCTGCGTGAGCTGGGAGTCCTCAACTGGATTCATCACCTTCTGGCTCAATGGAGTCCGGAGTCTTCGGAAAGTCGGGAACAGCGGTGGGGTGGTCCGAGGCGGGGGCA contains:
- the LOC132833914 gene encoding C-reactive protein-like — its product is MKNLLLLGLVSCILLPGLVYGGLLGKSLVFSNQIDSIYVKLLPNEFSQLSAFTLCLRAASEAKRGYSLLSYATATKDNELLLWHNEDTRLSLYFGSNIFYFALPETDALLRHICVSWESSTGFITFWLNGVRSLRKVGNSGGVVRGGGTFILGQEQDQVEGKFDSKQSFVGELTDVHLWDHVLSANDIKALSQGCHSAGGNIINWDTVPYESRGNVNVEDNHDCSF